From a single Eretmochelys imbricata isolate rEreImb1 chromosome 13, rEreImb1.hap1, whole genome shotgun sequence genomic region:
- the OCSTAMP gene encoding osteoclast stimulatory transmembrane protein produces MHFYIDSAQHSVAFSWYRLRVQIYCQENLFPKIQEVVLNAWSAYSKPVPSSCSELLTLFLQCCCIALLTGGLLYNWMFSSLEYSFHLSFATAVSFSLLLLLILFLVHPIRCMFTIIIPTLGTKQGRRLLLSTCFMIVAVNILPNIMDNIKTILQVIKCICKDSSDSLLNSTTLLGKASMQFGHQIKEVTDKMADNSLKPRNGHFQYAVNHSSSLVRDQVLIASQKIKDDFSAVELLVKQALLVANRVAAGFFLFYLLFESAWYLKSYLTNLQFDNIYITKKLEDLAVDKKAAHLLTCSPKKLIRSTGLKLSREEKMVCLVRMMLLTLVLMLTAVIIATDYIAFHLADTAMNEVAQFPRVPITLNIKYDAKINILPFIWKIFNGVTSGEQSIVNFERTYQQNLTFISADCTIKRPSPPNNFVALAVGMLYCIIYAMIFLETYAQRLCRKISASFFERQEEQRVHHLYKELLRKHNKEQQLKQGICKSLAC; encoded by the exons ATGCATTTCTATATTGACTCTGCTCAACACAGCGTTGCTTTTTCTTGGTATAGGTTAAGAGTCCAGATCTATTGCCAGGAAAATCTGTTTCCAAAGATACAAGAAGTCGTGTTAAATGCATGGTCTGCCTACTCGAAGCCGGTGCCTTCAAGCTGCAGTGAGCTCCTGACTTTGTTTCTTCAGTGCTGCTGCATTGCTTTGCTGACAGGTGGCCTCCTCTACAACTGGATGTTCTCCTCACTAGAGTATTCATTTCACCTCTCCTTTGCAACTGCGGTTTCCTTCAGTCTGCTACTTCTACTGATCCTCTTCTTGGTGCATCCTATCCGCTGCATGTTCACCATAATCATACCTACGTTGGGCACTAAACAAGGCCGGAGGCTGCTCTTGTCCACCTGCTTCATGATCGTGGCAGTTAATATCTTACCAAACATCATGGACAACATTAAAACCATACTGCAGGTTATTAAATGCATTTGCAAGGATTCCTCAGACAGCCTTTTGAACTCAACAACCCTGCTGGGAAAAGCTTCCATGCAGTTTGGTCACCAGATCAAAGAAGTCactgacaaaatggcagataactCTCTGAAGCCCAGGAATGGACATTTTCAGTATGCTGTGAATCACAGTAGTTCCTTGGTGAGGGACCAAGTGCTAATTGCTAGTCAGAAGATCAAGGATGATTTCTCTGCTGTCGAATTGCTGGTCAAACAGGCATTGCTGGTAGCCAACAGGGTGGCTGCTGGCTTCTTCCTGTTCTATCTCCTTTTTGAGTCCGCTTGGTATTTGAAAAGCTATCTCACCAACCTCCAATTTGACAATATTTACATCACCAAAAAGCTGGAGGACTTGGCTGTGGACAAGAAAGCAGCCCATCTGCTGACATGCTCACCCAAAAAACTGATCAGATCCACAGGCTTGAAGCTGTCCCGGGAGGAAAAGATGGTGTGCCTGGTACGCATGATGCTCCTCACTTTGGTCCTGATGCTGACAGCGGTGATCATAGCAACGGACTACATCGCCTTCCACTTGGCAGATACAGCAATGAATGAGGTGGCTCAGTTTCCCAGGGTGCCCATAACGCTCAACATTAAATATGAT gctAAAATAAACATTCTGCCCTTTATCTGGAAAATTTTCAATGGAGTCACTTCTGGAGAACAATCCATTGTGAACTTCGAAAGAACTTACCAGCAGAATCTGACCTTCATCTCTGCCGATTGCACAATAAAACGGCCAAGCCCCCCCAACAACTTTGTGGCCCTTGCTGTCGGAATGCTCTATTGCATCATCTATGCCATGATCTTTCTGGAAACGTACGCACAACGTTTGTGCCGAAAAATCTCTGCCTCCTTCTTTGAGAGACAAGAAGAGCAGAGAGTCCACCACCTTTACAAGGAGCTATTAAGGAAACACAATAAGGAGCAGCAACTGAAGCAGGGGATTTGTAAATCTCTGGCATGCTAG